Below is a genomic region from Streptomyces sp. NBC_00461.
TCAACTGGCGCACTCGCGTCATCGCATCCATACCCGCCTGGCAACAACCCCTGCTCAACGCCGCCTGACCACCACCTAGGAGACAGCATGTCGTTCGGAGAGACCCCCGTGACCCTGGTCGGCAACCTGACCGACGAGCCGGAGTTGAAGTTCACCGAGGGCGGAGCGGCTCTGGCGAAGTTCACCATCGCCGTCACCCCGCGCAGCTTCGACCGCACCGCCAATCAGTGGAAGGACGGCACCACCGCCTTCTACCGGTGCGCCGCCTGGCGCACCCTCGCCGAGCACATCGCCGAGAGCTTGAAGAAGGGTTCCCGCGTAGTCGCGTCAGGTCGGATGCGGCAGCACGACTGGACGACCGACCAGGGCGAGAAGCGCTCCATGCTCGCCGTCGAAGTCGACGACATCGGCGCCTCCGTCCGCTTCACCACCGTGAGCATCAACGCCAAGCGCGCCACCCAGAACGGTCCGGCCGGCGACCCCTGGAACACCGCAGGCAACCCGGCGGAACCGGGCAACGAACCGCCGTTCTAGCTACGCCAAGGGCGGCCCCCGCGCATCTCGCCAAAGAACCCGGGGCCGCCCTTGTCCACCTGCCCACTACAGACCTGTGGAGGTCTCCAGCATGACCCAACCCACCGACATCCGGCGAGCCCCCGCCGCACCGCCCCCGACCGTGGCCCTGGAAACTCTGCACCTACTCGCCGCCGCCCTGCTGTCCGCTGAGCGCGCCTGGCCCGTCATCCCCCTGCACCCCAACGCCAAGCGCCCCGCCGGACACCCAGAACGGTCCTGCCCCGGCACCGGACGCTGCGCCCGGGGGCATCGCACGCCCGAGCAGCGCGCCACGACCGACCCCGACCTGATCCATGCGGCGTGGGCGAACCTCCCGTACAACGTCGGGATCGCGACTGGACCGGCTGGCCTGCTCGTGGTCGATCTGGACGTGCCGAAGGAGGAAGAGCCAGAAGGAGCGCCTGACGGCGCCACTTCGTTCAAGGCGCTCTGCGAGCGCGCCGACGAGCCCTATCCGTACACGTACCAGGTGCGGACCCCCAGCGGGGGACGCCATCTGTACTTCACAGCCCCGCGCGGGATGACGTTGAAGTGCAGCGTGAAGCGGCTCGCCCCGCACATCGACACCCGTGCCTGGGGCGGCTACATCGTCGCCGCTGGCAGCACCACACCGCAGGGCGCCTATGCGGTGGCAGAAGCGGCCCCGGTCGCCCTGCTGCCCGCCTGGCTGGCTGCCCTTCTCACCGAACCGGCGAAATCGGCCGAACCGCCCGCGCTTGCGCCGGTTCGGGACGGCACCAAGGCCGCGCGCACCGCGTTGGAGCGGGAGTGCGCGGTCGTCCGGGCCGCATCGGAGGGTGGACCGAACGGGCGCAACGCCACGCTGCACAAGAGCGCGTGCAAGGTGGCCCGGTTCGTGGCCTGGGGCCACATCTCCCGGCACACGGTGGAAGAGGCAATCCAGGCGGCGGGGGAGTCGACGGGACTGTCGGCTGCCGAGTGCCGCACGACGATCCGCAGCGCCATGGAGTGGATCCTCGCCAACGCCACACCGCGGGAGGCCGCGTGACCACCACCCACTCCCCCCGCCTGGATTGCCCCATCCCCGCCCCGAACGGGCCGCAGGACGCCCCGCACGCCCGCATCACGGCGGGCGTAGGCGGCCGAAGGAAGGCCGCCCGAAGGGCGTCCATTCAGCCCTTCCCCCCGGCTCACCGCACCTCGCGCTCGACACGTAACTCCGAAGGGAGGAACGCCGCATGACCAGGTCCAACACCCCCATTGACGGAGCCGCGCTGCTCGACGAGGTGGAAGCCTTCCACCGCCGCTTCAACGTCTTCCCCACCGAACACGCCTACGTCGCCGTCGCCTTGTGGGACGCCCACGCCCACCTGATGGACGCGCTCGACGGCACCGCCCGCATCGCCTTCCTCAGCCCCGAACCCGGCTCCGGGAAGTCCCGCGCCCTGGAGATCATCGAAACCCTCACCCCGCGCGCTGCGACCACCGTCAACGCCTCCGCCAACGCCCTGTTCCGGCTCGTCTCCGCAGATGAGGGCACCCCCACGCTCCTCTTCGACGAGATCGACACCGTGTTCGGACCCAAAGCAGGGGGCAACGAGGAAGTCCGCGGGTTCCTCAACTCCGGCTACCGGCGCGGCGCCAAGTCCCTGCGCTGCATCGGTGAAGGCTCCGATCAGAAGGCAGCCTTCCTCCCGTCGTTCTGCGCGGTCGCCATGGCCGGCCTCGGCTCCCTCCCCGACACGATCCTGACCCGCTCGGTCATCGTCCGCATGCGCAAGAAGGCGCCCAACGAGAAGTGCGAGCCCTACCGGCGCCGCATCCACGAAAAGCAGGGCCACGTCCTGCGGGACCGGCTCGCGGACTGGACCGCCACCCTGCACGATCAGGTCGCCGAAGCGTGGCCGGAGATGCCCGAAGGGGTCTCCGACCGGCCGGCCGACGTGTGGGAGCCCCTCCTCGCGGTTGCCGACGCGGCCGGAGGGCACTGGCCCAAGCGCGCCCGCGAAGCATGCACGGCGCTCATCAAGGCCGCGTCCGCGGGCGACCAAGCCTCCCTCGGGGTTCGTCTGTTGACCGATCTGCGCGACAAGGTGTTCTGCGGAGTGGACCGGATGCCGACCGCGGCCATCCTCGAAGTCCTCCTCGGTTTGGATGACGCCCCCTGGTCCGACATGAGCGAGGACGGACAGAGCGCCAAGCCGCTCACCGCGCGCGGACTGTCCAAGCTCCTGAGCCAGTACGTGCGCCCCGACACCACCCCCATCAAGCCCCGAGGAATCCGGGTCGGGGCCACGACGCCGAAGGGCTACTACGCGGAAGACCTCGCCGACGCGTGGATGCGCTACTGCCCCCCGGACGCCCAGAAGTCCGCAACATCCGCAACGTCCGCAACATCGCAGGTCAACGAGGGTGAATCTGTGGCGGATACCCCTTCCGAGAGCCGCCACATGTCCGCGGAAACCGACACACGCCAACTCCGCATCGCCGGCTGACCAGTCGCAACCGAAGGTGCCGCTGCGCGTCCGCGTGGCGGCACCTATCCGCAACAGAAACGGCATCCGCCACAGATTCAAGCCGCTGACCAGCAATGTTGCGGCGTGGCGGATGTTGCGGATTCCCCAGAAGCCCCGAGACGAGGAGTCGCAACGATGGTCCGCCCGAAGATGCTCAAGCTCCCCGAAGTCCTGGAAGAGATCGACATGAGCCGCGCCGCCTTCTATCGCATGCGCGCCCGAGGTAAGGCCCCGAAGCTCATCAAGCTCCCCAACGGTCAGATTCGCTGCCGCCGTGCCGACCTCGACGCGTGGTGGTCGTCCATCGAAGACGCTGCCGCCTGACCACCTCCCGGCACAGCCGAGACACGAGGGGCCCGCGCTGAGCGCGGGCCCCTCCTCTTCCCTGGAGAGACATGCTCACGTACGACGTCGACATTTGGTCCATCCGCAAGCGGGCTGGCCGTCCGAAACCGTGGGAGCTTCGTTGGAGGGTCGGTGACCGCCCTCATTCCCGCAGCTTCAAGCTCAAGCCGCAGGCAGACGGACGGCGCGCAGAGTTGATGACGGCTCTCCGCGATCACCAGCAGTTCGACGAGGAAACAGGACTCCCCGCAGCCGAGTTGCTGGCGCGCACCTCGCCATCTTGGTACGAGCACGTCACTAACTACGTGCTGATGAAGTGGCCGCAAGCCGCCGCCAAGCACCGGGCGAGCATCGCGGAAGCGCTCGCTGTCGTGACTCCCATGCTCGTCACCAGCCGGCGCGGGGCGCCCAACGAGGTGGTGCTACGCGCCGCGCTGTATCAGTGGGCCTTCCGAGCAGTGCGCAATCCTGAGGCGGTCTGGATGCCGCGATACACCGTGGAAGAGCCACCACCCGAGATCAGCGCAGCACTGGAGTGGGTTGCAGCCCACTCAATCAAGGTCAAGGATTTGGAGGACCCAACCCTTCTACGCCCTGCCCTGGAAGCGCTCTCGCTCCGGATGGACGGAGCGCGAGCGGCAGAGAACACCGTTCGACGCAAGCGAATGGTGCTGAGCAACGTGCTGCGCTACACAGTCGAGGAGAAGGGGCTGCTCACCGCTAACCCTCTACCGCGCGTGGACTGGACGCCGCCCGAGAGCGAAGACGAGATCGACTTTCGGTACGTACCGGGCCCGGACGTGGCACGAGCCTTGCTAGGAGCGGTCCGTGATTCCGGGCCTCGCGGCAAACACCTG
It encodes:
- the ssb gene encoding single-stranded DNA-binding protein, which codes for MSFGETPVTLVGNLTDEPELKFTEGGAALAKFTIAVTPRSFDRTANQWKDGTTAFYRCAAWRTLAEHIAESLKKGSRVVASGRMRQHDWTTDQGEKRSMLAVEVDDIGASVRFTTVSINAKRATQNGPAGDPWNTAGNPAEPGNEPPF
- a CDS encoding helix-turn-helix transcriptional regulator, coding for MVRPKMLKLPEVLEEIDMSRAAFYRMRARGKAPKLIKLPNGQIRCRRADLDAWWSSIEDAAA
- a CDS encoding DUF3631 domain-containing protein; translated protein: MTRSNTPIDGAALLDEVEAFHRRFNVFPTEHAYVAVALWDAHAHLMDALDGTARIAFLSPEPGSGKSRALEIIETLTPRAATTVNASANALFRLVSADEGTPTLLFDEIDTVFGPKAGGNEEVRGFLNSGYRRGAKSLRCIGEGSDQKAAFLPSFCAVAMAGLGSLPDTILTRSVIVRMRKKAPNEKCEPYRRRIHEKQGHVLRDRLADWTATLHDQVAEAWPEMPEGVSDRPADVWEPLLAVADAAGGHWPKRAREACTALIKAASAGDQASLGVRLLTDLRDKVFCGVDRMPTAAILEVLLGLDDAPWSDMSEDGQSAKPLTARGLSKLLSQYVRPDTTPIKPRGIRVGATTPKGYYAEDLADAWMRYCPPDAQKSATSATSATSQVNEGESVADTPSESRHMSAETDTRQLRIAG
- a CDS encoding tyrosine-type recombinase/integrase — its product is MLTYDVDIWSIRKRAGRPKPWELRWRVGDRPHSRSFKLKPQADGRRAELMTALRDHQQFDEETGLPAAELLARTSPSWYEHVTNYVLMKWPQAAAKHRASIAEALAVVTPMLVTSRRGAPNEVVLRAALYQWAFRAVRNPEAVWMPRYTVEEPPPEISAALEWVAAHSIKVKDLEDPTLLRPALEALSLRMDGARAAENTVRRKRMVLSNVLRYTVEEKGLLTANPLPRVDWTPPESEDEIDFRYVPGPDVARALLGAVRDSGPRGKHLHAFFGCLYYAAMRPGEIVALKESDCTLPPASPEAVKDWGELLLGESRPEVGGGWTNDGASYDTRGLKRRKRGATRAVPIPPVLVHLLREHISRFGTADDGRLFRAARGGRVASTEYCDIWEGARKAVLTRQELKSGLAAVPYSLRHAGVSLWIKSGVDPAEVAARAGHSIAVLYRFYAKILKGGQQHSNNLIAQALDEGEQP
- a CDS encoding bifunctional DNA primase/polymerase, which codes for MTQPTDIRRAPAAPPPTVALETLHLLAAALLSAERAWPVIPLHPNAKRPAGHPERSCPGTGRCARGHRTPEQRATTDPDLIHAAWANLPYNVGIATGPAGLLVVDLDVPKEEEPEGAPDGATSFKALCERADEPYPYTYQVRTPSGGRHLYFTAPRGMTLKCSVKRLAPHIDTRAWGGYIVAAGSTTPQGAYAVAEAAPVALLPAWLAALLTEPAKSAEPPALAPVRDGTKAARTALERECAVVRAASEGGPNGRNATLHKSACKVARFVAWGHISRHTVEEAIQAAGESTGLSAAECRTTIRSAMEWILANATPREAA